The following are from one region of the Spodoptera frugiperda isolate SF20-4 chromosome 20, AGI-APGP_CSIRO_Sfru_2.0, whole genome shotgun sequence genome:
- the LOC118282446 gene encoding uncharacterized protein LOC118282446, which yields MGSNQSVRATAFQRPKATSTESFIEEEPDDHHISISNKMVERLVEDATLVGGTAAVTTQPTPRGDYRDKIFIEKLKCMDENHSELTGITVEDLSALAARIDIRTSNMVSVEPICADCKQRVIECYDASKTGSDIIKCWETVGAFTKCVQETAMKRLRARTAREARERARRTRHVARAREHALRDIAS from the exons ATGGGTTCCAACCAATCAGTTCGCGCGACAGCATTCCAGCGCCCCAAAGCAACTTCCACGGAGTCTTTCATTGAGGAGGAACCTGATGACCACCACATCAGTATTTCGAATAAAATG GTCGAAAGATTAGTAGAAGATGCAACGCTGGTCGGTGGAACGGCTGCCGTGACTACACAGCCCACACCACGCGGGGACTACAGAGACAAGATCTTTATAGAGAAACTCAAGTGTATGGACGAGAACCATTCTGAGCTAACCGG AATAACAGTAGAGGATCTGAGCGCTTTAGCGGCTCGAATAGACATCCGCACTTCAAATATGGTTAGCGTGGAGCCAATTTGCGCAGACTGCAAGCAGCGCGTCATCGAGTGCTACGACGCATCCAAGACGGGTTCTGACATTATCAAGTGTTGGGAAACTGTAG GAGCATTTACAAAGTGCGTGCAGGAAACAGCGATGAAGCGACTCCGCGCCCGCACGGCGCGCGAGGCGCGGGAGCGGGCGCGACGCACGCGGCACGTCGCGCGCGCCAGGGAACACGCGCTCAGGGACATCGCCAGCTGA
- the LOC118282287 gene encoding protein Spindly: protein MDYSTISNKTNYTEAEELTNGELSERYYLLKKQYDNLSSSYEATKQELHDARRSYQTALDVQRHLNAELESYQADEGRRKSEFTTRITNLQEEISELKEERTQLTEQHAAEISKFETQIRNLKEEQSLKVRESPERDNSELEEARKTVNSALSDAAAAKAALEEAKMEIATWRLKAEELISEMGEMRAAADIRREELRAANEREATALAELAEAKAMLHQCTDIQQDLQPHAAKGNSIFAEVEDKRQEMAKNLIQMKQTNSRLRRELANKQAEVDALLHEKQTVWEQQAGAAAHYDRELIESYEERITQLEGACEKQRRELSRWFGKLCEPTANGWLPGVLDHLKSECEQLRAEVLSRGAAQLASAAQVRELRRKLALLTASTTKQANSPANKPDTNTDHNKTDIGMPKVAVQIRSKLTADDVKKKVSFN, encoded by the exons ATGGATTACTCTACTATCAGTAACAAGACCAATTATACGGAGGCTGAAGAACTAACAAATGGTGAACTAAGTGAACGGTATTATTTGCTCAAGAAACAATACGACAATCTTTCTAGCAGCTATGAAGCGACGAAACAGGAGCTACACGATGCTAGGCGAAGCTATCAAACAGCTTTGGACGTCCAGAGGCACTTAAATGCTGAGTTAGAAAGTTACCAGGCTGATGAAGGTCGGCGAAAGAGTGAGTTCACTACCCGTATAACAAACCTTCAAGAAGAAATCTCTGAGCTAAAGGAAGAACGCACACAACTAACAGAACAACATGCGGCAGAAATCAGTAAGTTTGAAACACAGATTCGTAACTTAAAAGAAGAACAATCTTTGAAAGTACGGGAAAGTCCGGAGCGAGATAATTCCGAGTTAGAAGAGGCGCGGAAAACTGTGAACAGCGCTTTGTCTGATGCTGCTGCAGCGAAAGCAGCGCTTGAAGAAGCGAAAATGGAAATTGCAACATGGCGCTTGAAAGCTGAAGAGTTGATCTCTGAGATGGGCGAGATGCGTGCGGCTGCTGATATTAGGAGGGAGGAGCTGAGGGCTGCTAATGAGAGGGAAGCTACAGCACTTGCTGAGCTAGCTGAGGCTAAAGCCATGCTGCATCAGTGCACAGACATACAGCAGGACCTACAACCGCATG CTGCTAAAGGCAATTCTATTTTTGCTGAAGTTGAAGACAAGAGGCAAGAAATGGCAAAGAATCTCATTCAgatgaaacaaacaaattctagg CTGAGACGAGAGCTGGCAAACAAGCAAGCGGAGGTGGATGCCTTGTTACATGAAAAGCAAACAGTCTGGGAACAGCAGGCCGGAGCTGCAGCTCACTATGATAGAGAACTTATTG AAAGCTATGAGGAGCGTATCACTCAGCTAGAGGGCGCATGTGAGAAGCAGCGCCGCGAGCTGTCGCGGTGGTTCGGGAAGTTGTGTGAACCTACTGCCAATGGTTGGCTGCCTGGCGTATTGGACCATTTAAA atcagAGTGTGAGCAGTTAAGAGCTGAAGTACTATCGCGTGGCGCGGCTCAGCTCGCTAGCGCCGCACAAGTCAGGGAACTTCGCAGGAAACTCGCACTACTCACTGCATCCACCACCAAACAGGCCAACTCCCCTGCAAACAAACCTGACACCAACACCGATCACAATAAGACTGATATTGGCATGCCCAAAGTTGCTGTGCAAATTAGAAGTAAACTTACCGCTGATGATGTTAAGAAGAAAGTCTCTTTTAATTAA
- the LOC118261830 gene encoding exocyst complex component 4 isoform X1 → MSSPPPTKPPRGVKQGKETSGLLMSVIRTLSASETNEQREKERAKLEKEYKKSDARLDELVEQHAQEIMEVMQKFSSVVSALTVWGQHCDAVVARLGACRGLLRLRRDDLKRLWADARTHHYALQMLTDIERVVVSEREARESLAAGRVLAAAHTLHAALSTANTTLSHVDALNATRQHLQLKKQELVDVIVRRLSEAVYRDERAPLTRRVSARRRTALLLAELTKSEEVTDAYLQEVTPEFEASLSEEDKTFETTVMISLEALGVLEQLKEATEKFKVQIQNELLEVIDSVSRRIIEEGEVEADADVEEDGEIPDSEGVTETGRPLARLVTSLSEEFRACATRNKRLLQLWRASLQKYRVPDSCLHTEQHYWSAVQQVLQLLLTEYLEIESVNLAAQRSVSSAVADTTELRLADYFAKKRPQRRRPKLFKLSGPPAVSPGLSARRHNYPLVCRPDPAHLHAVLPALQPLCAYIEPVTGGGECSLRAFLSDYVQTGESERLATAARANIDEIMRAGNAWREKGAPPATALKAGSRHSMIFSCSGLAWRCVVDTARAARRCAACGGTAALRALAAALAALLAHARAAHGRMCPTTTAVQGVSRAQRWLADDDIVRFLMSLNNWTAVIHPDAKLSAEDLKQAYEREAEILGSSLGDGAVTRKEIIPDINALADIAVLCETLDWLSANIRGLPSMLGGPGGLNKLPEKFLSDISSNVKQLDEMSHKCLLFLHLELRIECFHYLGQEERSEGADTAGEGAGGGAGGAAQLAHALLGFHEQAGGVLAARRLAYVLRGLGDMMSAAVVWRWQGAAGGAGAGAHRLATLRHCLAALGLPHSGLHRAHTYLHLLSCTPEEIITSVREKGAQFTELEYLNAFKVIETRRGISPADMKMHLKQLSAALGHVGVTV, encoded by the exons atgtCCTCTCCTCCTCCTACCAAACCCCCTCGGGGTGTCAAACAAGGAAAAGAAACA AGTGGTTTACTAATGTCAGTGATCCGCACCCTCTCAGCGAGTGAGACAAACGAACAGCGAGAGAAAGAGAGGGCGAAGCTAGAGAAGGAGTACAAGAAGAGTGATGCTAGGCTTGATGAGCTGGTGGAACAACATGCACAGGAGATTATGGAAGTTATGCAG aaATTCAGCAGTGTAGTATCAGCACTGACAGTGTGGGGACAGCACTGTGATGCTGTGGTAGCTCGCCTCGGTGCGTGTCGCGGGTTGTTGCGGCTGCGGCGCGATGATCTGAAGAGACTCTGGGCTGATGCTCGCACCCATCACTATGCCTTGCAGATGCTTACTGATAT TGAGCGAGTAGTAGTATCAGAGCGCGAAGCCCGCGAGTCCCTGGCAGCAGGCCGGGTCCTGGCCGCGGCGCACACACTGCACGCCGCGCTGTCCACCGCCAATACCACGCTTTCACATGTCGACGCACTCAACGCTACTAGGCAACATCTACAG cTAAAAAAGCAAGAACTAGTGGACGTAATAGTCCGACGTTTGAGTGAGGCAGTGTACAGAGATGAACGCGCGCCACTAACGAGGCGCGTGTCTGCAAGGAGGCGGACTGCGCTACTACTGGCTG AATTAACAAAGAGTGAAGAGGTAACAGACGCGTACTTGCAAGAAGTGACGCCGGAGTTCGAAGCCTCTCTGTCGGAGGAGGACAAAACCTTTGAGACCACCGTCATGATATCCTTAGAGGCTCTTGGAGTATTGGAGCAACTCAAGGAAGCCACCGAG AAATTCAAGGTCCAAATTCAAAATGAACTGCTAGAAGTAATAGACTCCGTGTCTCGTCGCATTATTGAAGAAGGAGAGGTGGAAGCCGACGCCGATGTAGAAGAGGATGGCGAGATACCGGACAGTGAAGGAGTGACAGAGACAGGACGACCTCTAGCGAGACTAGTCACGAGTTTAAGCGAAGAATTCCGAGCGTGCGCTACGAGGAATAAGAG ACTGCTCCAACTATGGAGGGCCTCGCTCCAGAAATATCGCGTGCCAGACTCCTGTCTACATACTGAGCAACATTACTGGAGCGCTGTGCAACAAGTG CTACAACTCCTTCTAACGGAGTACTTAGAGATCGAGAGCGTGAACCTCGCGGCGCAGCGGTCAGTGAGCTCAGCAGTGGCTGATACTACTGAGCTGAGGCTCGCTGACTACTTCGCCAAGAAGAGGCCGCAACGACGACGGCCTAAACTGTTCAAATTGTCTG GTCCCCCGGCGGTGTCCCCGGGCCTGTCGGCGCGGCGCCACAACTACCCGCTAGTCTGCCGGCCCGACCCCGCCCACCTACACGCCGTGCTACCCGCACTGCAACCACTCTGCGCGTACATCGAACCTGTCACTGG AGGCGGCGAGTGTTCCCTGCGCGCGTTCCTGTCGGACTACGTGCAGACCGGGGAGAGCGAGCGACTGGCCACGGCCGCGCGCGCCAACATTGACGAAATCATGCGCGCCGGGAACGCTTGGAGGGAGAAGGGGGCGCCACCTGCTACTGCGCTCAAAGCTGG GTCCCGGCACAGCATGATATTCTCGTGCAGCGGTCTGGCGTGGCGGTGTGTGGTGGACACAGCCCGTGCCGCGCGGCGCTGCGCGGCCTGCGGCGGCACCGCGGCGCTGCGGGCGCTGGCCGCCGCGCTCGCAGCGCTCCTCGCGCACGCACGCGCCGCGCACGGACGCATGTGTCCCACCACTACGGCTGTACAAG GAGTATCGAGAGCTCAGCGATGGTTGGCTGATGACGACATAGTACGCTTCCTAATGTCACTGAACAACTGGACCGCCGTTATACACCCAGACGCCAAGCTCAGTGCCGAA GACCTAAAGCAGGCGTATGAACGTGAAGCAGAGATCTTAGGTTCGAGCCTCGGCGACGGGGCCGTCACTCGCAAGGAAATCATTCCTGATATTAACGCACTCGCCGATATTGCGGTCTTGTGCGAGACTTTG gaCTGGTTGAGCGCCAACATCAGAGGTCTGCCATCCATGTTGGGTGGTCCAGGAGGACTGAACAAGCTTCCTGAGAAGTTCTTAAGCGATATCTCTAGTAACGTCAAGCAGTTAGACGAAATGTCACATAAGTGCTTGCTGTTCTTACATTTGGAG CTCCGCATCGAGTGCTTCCACTACCTCGGGCAAGAGGAGCGCAGCGAGGGCGCGGACACGGCGGGCgagggcgcgggcgggggcgcggggggcgcggctcAGTTAGCGCACGCACTGCTGGGGTTCCACGAGCAGGCGGGCGGCGTGCTGGCGGCGCGGCGCCTGGCCTACGTGCTGCGCGGGCTGGGCGACATGATGTCGGCCGCCGTGGTGTGGCGCTGGCAGGGCGcggccgggggcgcgggggccGGGGCCCACCGCCTCGCCACGCTGCGCCACTGCCTGGCCGCGCTCGGCCTGCCGCACTCCGGTCTGCACCGCGCGCACACGTATCTACACCTGCTCAGCTGCACGCCCGAG GAAATAATAACATCGGTTCGCGAGAAAGGCGCCCAATTCACCGAACTAGAATACCTAAACGCATTCAAAGTGATCGAAACTCGTCGCGGCATCTCGCCCGCTGACATGAAGATGCATCTGAAACAACTCTCTGCTGCATTAGGACATGTTGGAGTTACTGTATAA
- the LOC118261830 gene encoding exocyst complex component 4 isoform X2, producing MYSRDKSGLLMSVIRTLSASETNEQREKERAKLEKEYKKSDARLDELVEQHAQEIMEVMQKFSSVVSALTVWGQHCDAVVARLGACRGLLRLRRDDLKRLWADARTHHYALQMLTDIERVVVSEREARESLAAGRVLAAAHTLHAALSTANTTLSHVDALNATRQHLQLKKQELVDVIVRRLSEAVYRDERAPLTRRVSARRRTALLLAELTKSEEVTDAYLQEVTPEFEASLSEEDKTFETTVMISLEALGVLEQLKEATEKFKVQIQNELLEVIDSVSRRIIEEGEVEADADVEEDGEIPDSEGVTETGRPLARLVTSLSEEFRACATRNKRLLQLWRASLQKYRVPDSCLHTEQHYWSAVQQVLQLLLTEYLEIESVNLAAQRSVSSAVADTTELRLADYFAKKRPQRRRPKLFKLSGPPAVSPGLSARRHNYPLVCRPDPAHLHAVLPALQPLCAYIEPVTGGGECSLRAFLSDYVQTGESERLATAARANIDEIMRAGNAWREKGAPPATALKAGSRHSMIFSCSGLAWRCVVDTARAARRCAACGGTAALRALAAALAALLAHARAAHGRMCPTTTAVQGVSRAQRWLADDDIVRFLMSLNNWTAVIHPDAKLSAEDLKQAYEREAEILGSSLGDGAVTRKEIIPDINALADIAVLCETLDWLSANIRGLPSMLGGPGGLNKLPEKFLSDISSNVKQLDEMSHKCLLFLHLELRIECFHYLGQEERSEGADTAGEGAGGGAGGAAQLAHALLGFHEQAGGVLAARRLAYVLRGLGDMMSAAVVWRWQGAAGGAGAGAHRLATLRHCLAALGLPHSGLHRAHTYLHLLSCTPEEIITSVREKGAQFTELEYLNAFKVIETRRGISPADMKMHLKQLSAALGHVGVTV from the exons ATGTATTCACGAGATAAA AGTGGTTTACTAATGTCAGTGATCCGCACCCTCTCAGCGAGTGAGACAAACGAACAGCGAGAGAAAGAGAGGGCGAAGCTAGAGAAGGAGTACAAGAAGAGTGATGCTAGGCTTGATGAGCTGGTGGAACAACATGCACAGGAGATTATGGAAGTTATGCAG aaATTCAGCAGTGTAGTATCAGCACTGACAGTGTGGGGACAGCACTGTGATGCTGTGGTAGCTCGCCTCGGTGCGTGTCGCGGGTTGTTGCGGCTGCGGCGCGATGATCTGAAGAGACTCTGGGCTGATGCTCGCACCCATCACTATGCCTTGCAGATGCTTACTGATAT TGAGCGAGTAGTAGTATCAGAGCGCGAAGCCCGCGAGTCCCTGGCAGCAGGCCGGGTCCTGGCCGCGGCGCACACACTGCACGCCGCGCTGTCCACCGCCAATACCACGCTTTCACATGTCGACGCACTCAACGCTACTAGGCAACATCTACAG cTAAAAAAGCAAGAACTAGTGGACGTAATAGTCCGACGTTTGAGTGAGGCAGTGTACAGAGATGAACGCGCGCCACTAACGAGGCGCGTGTCTGCAAGGAGGCGGACTGCGCTACTACTGGCTG AATTAACAAAGAGTGAAGAGGTAACAGACGCGTACTTGCAAGAAGTGACGCCGGAGTTCGAAGCCTCTCTGTCGGAGGAGGACAAAACCTTTGAGACCACCGTCATGATATCCTTAGAGGCTCTTGGAGTATTGGAGCAACTCAAGGAAGCCACCGAG AAATTCAAGGTCCAAATTCAAAATGAACTGCTAGAAGTAATAGACTCCGTGTCTCGTCGCATTATTGAAGAAGGAGAGGTGGAAGCCGACGCCGATGTAGAAGAGGATGGCGAGATACCGGACAGTGAAGGAGTGACAGAGACAGGACGACCTCTAGCGAGACTAGTCACGAGTTTAAGCGAAGAATTCCGAGCGTGCGCTACGAGGAATAAGAG ACTGCTCCAACTATGGAGGGCCTCGCTCCAGAAATATCGCGTGCCAGACTCCTGTCTACATACTGAGCAACATTACTGGAGCGCTGTGCAACAAGTG CTACAACTCCTTCTAACGGAGTACTTAGAGATCGAGAGCGTGAACCTCGCGGCGCAGCGGTCAGTGAGCTCAGCAGTGGCTGATACTACTGAGCTGAGGCTCGCTGACTACTTCGCCAAGAAGAGGCCGCAACGACGACGGCCTAAACTGTTCAAATTGTCTG GTCCCCCGGCGGTGTCCCCGGGCCTGTCGGCGCGGCGCCACAACTACCCGCTAGTCTGCCGGCCCGACCCCGCCCACCTACACGCCGTGCTACCCGCACTGCAACCACTCTGCGCGTACATCGAACCTGTCACTGG AGGCGGCGAGTGTTCCCTGCGCGCGTTCCTGTCGGACTACGTGCAGACCGGGGAGAGCGAGCGACTGGCCACGGCCGCGCGCGCCAACATTGACGAAATCATGCGCGCCGGGAACGCTTGGAGGGAGAAGGGGGCGCCACCTGCTACTGCGCTCAAAGCTGG GTCCCGGCACAGCATGATATTCTCGTGCAGCGGTCTGGCGTGGCGGTGTGTGGTGGACACAGCCCGTGCCGCGCGGCGCTGCGCGGCCTGCGGCGGCACCGCGGCGCTGCGGGCGCTGGCCGCCGCGCTCGCAGCGCTCCTCGCGCACGCACGCGCCGCGCACGGACGCATGTGTCCCACCACTACGGCTGTACAAG GAGTATCGAGAGCTCAGCGATGGTTGGCTGATGACGACATAGTACGCTTCCTAATGTCACTGAACAACTGGACCGCCGTTATACACCCAGACGCCAAGCTCAGTGCCGAA GACCTAAAGCAGGCGTATGAACGTGAAGCAGAGATCTTAGGTTCGAGCCTCGGCGACGGGGCCGTCACTCGCAAGGAAATCATTCCTGATATTAACGCACTCGCCGATATTGCGGTCTTGTGCGAGACTTTG gaCTGGTTGAGCGCCAACATCAGAGGTCTGCCATCCATGTTGGGTGGTCCAGGAGGACTGAACAAGCTTCCTGAGAAGTTCTTAAGCGATATCTCTAGTAACGTCAAGCAGTTAGACGAAATGTCACATAAGTGCTTGCTGTTCTTACATTTGGAG CTCCGCATCGAGTGCTTCCACTACCTCGGGCAAGAGGAGCGCAGCGAGGGCGCGGACACGGCGGGCgagggcgcgggcgggggcgcggggggcgcggctcAGTTAGCGCACGCACTGCTGGGGTTCCACGAGCAGGCGGGCGGCGTGCTGGCGGCGCGGCGCCTGGCCTACGTGCTGCGCGGGCTGGGCGACATGATGTCGGCCGCCGTGGTGTGGCGCTGGCAGGGCGcggccgggggcgcgggggccGGGGCCCACCGCCTCGCCACGCTGCGCCACTGCCTGGCCGCGCTCGGCCTGCCGCACTCCGGTCTGCACCGCGCGCACACGTATCTACACCTGCTCAGCTGCACGCCCGAG GAAATAATAACATCGGTTCGCGAGAAAGGCGCCCAATTCACCGAACTAGAATACCTAAACGCATTCAAAGTGATCGAAACTCGTCGCGGCATCTCGCCCGCTGACATGAAGATGCATCTGAAACAACTCTCTGCTGCATTAGGACATGTTGGAGTTACTGTATAA
- the LOC118282271 gene encoding uncharacterized protein LOC118282271, producing MADNDLADLRKQCITSLYLCTDNVAKYLDSEKEAEFDKLKLCVQQYCTLEAQQDVTIEAMERAKNETDTSNVDTLEERFHAHLSNLAGKRLRVDKHPYMTEFNKRFQKGLESAARNLDESDLAITESQEQYLDPITKRPVTDPVKNSVCGHIYERASIINLISTKPRSKCPVAGCGNRGPITHDHLISDEELKFRMTITKHSTMIQERSIMNLDETM from the exons ATGGCAGACAACGATTTAGCCGACTTAAGGAAACAGTGTATAACTAGCCTTTATTTGTGTACAGACAATGTCGCAAAATATTTAGATAGTGAAAAAGAAGCTGAGTTTGATAAACTTAAGTTGTGTGTCCAGCAGTATTGCACTTTAGAAGCCCAACAAGATGTTACCATTGAAGCTATGGAGAGAGCAAAG aatGAGACTGATACTTCAAATGTGGATACCCTGGAGGAGAGGTTCCACGCTCACTTGAGTAATTTAGCAGGGAAACGGCTCAGGGTTGACAAACATCCCTATATGACAGAATTCAATAAAAGATTCCAAAAGGGATTGGAGAGTGCTGCAC GTAATTTAGATGAATCAGATTTGGCCATTACTGAATCACAGGAGCAGTAT TTGGATCCTATAACAAAAAGACCGGTGACTGATCCAGTGAAGAACTCAGTTTGTGGGCACATCTATGAGAGAGCTtctattataaatttaatttctaCAAAACCTAGATCTAAATGTCCag tgGCAGGATGTGGCAACCGAGGGCCCATAACACATGACCATTTAATATCTGACGAAGAACTCAAGTTCCGTATGACCATCACCAAACATTCCACTATGATACAAGAACGATCCATCATGAATTTAGATGAAACTATGTAA